The Ooceraea biroi isolate clonal line C1 chromosome 3, Obir_v5.4, whole genome shotgun sequence genome contains the following window.
TTATGAAGGAGGAACaggatgacgatgacgaggcAAAGGATGGTCGACGTTCCACCGAGAGCAACAAGAGCGTCACCCCGGACGCATCGGCGATCGGAATACGACCGAAGCCCCTGATTTACAAGCCGGAGAACGTAAACTGCAAATCCGAGCCGATCGAGACAAAATGGCACTGGGCACCAGGAGCGTGGCAAGACGCGACCAGGACCAGTGCGTTCCAGCCGTACAAAGTACTTTTCCCTCCAATTCTACATCCCCATATGCATCTATAGTACGTAAATATTTCTCTGCAAAGATTCATTTTGCTCATCTCTAGCCGCCCACTTTGCTCACGAATTTGCAAAGAGGCAATACTCAGACCCAGATACATCAGCTGTACGTTGGGAACGACATCACATTTCATACCTTGGCGGGTCAAGGGGAACTTACGCCTGATCACATACATTCAAGTAAATTATATGCTGTATATCTTATGTTTAAATTGActtgtacattattattattgtaaaataaatcatcTTTGTACAGGTTCCGTAGATGCGACTGATGAAAAGGGTTTGACAGGACTGATGTGGGCTTGTGCGTACGGTCAATTAGGCAGCGTTAAGCAGTTGCTGAAGTGGGGTGCGAACGTAAATTTTCGTGGCCCAAAATTGGAGACGAGTTTACACCTGGCAGCTGCTTATGGGCACCATGACGTT
Protein-coding sequences here:
- the LOC105276876 gene encoding DNA-binding protein RFXANK isoform X2, yielding MENQIHSELIMKEEQDDDDEAKDGRRSTESNKSVTPDASAIGIRPKPLIYKPENVNCKSEPIETKWHWAPGAWQDATRTSAFQPYKPPTLLTNLQRGNTQTQIHQLYVGNDITFHTLAGQGELTPDHIHSSSVDATDEKGLTGLMWACAYGQLGSVKQLLKWGANVNFRGPKLETSLHLAAAYGHHDVVKLLLSHNADPNTCDEDGNTPLIYGAHYDHPHVCYELLTKGAEVTLTNSSNISAYKAAIMNNSMNAKAVIENHLIPQLINVL
- the LOC105276876 gene encoding DNA-binding protein RFXANK isoform X1, with amino-acid sequence MPNSKRSNDSKLRHDKAMENQIHSELIMKEEQDDDDEAKDGRRSTESNKSVTPDASAIGIRPKPLIYKPENVNCKSEPIETKWHWAPGAWQDATRTSAFQPYKPPTLLTNLQRGNTQTQIHQLYVGNDITFHTLAGQGELTPDHIHSSSVDATDEKGLTGLMWACAYGQLGSVKQLLKWGANVNFRGPKLETSLHLAAAYGHHDVVKLLLSHNADPNTCDEDGNTPLIYGAHYDHPHVCYELLTKGAEVTLTNSSNISAYKAAIMNNSMNAKAVIENHLIPQLINVL